A genomic region of Glycine max cultivar Williams 82 chromosome 15, Glycine_max_v4.0, whole genome shotgun sequence contains the following coding sequences:
- the LOC102664758 gene encoding uncharacterized protein, with protein MSNHKSTESAIKNLEVQVGQLAKQLADRPSSSFGANIEKNPKEECKAVMTRSRLVTMNESENGIGVEKQQLVSDPALDPMVESLNESEEELEVEYEKKKETIIKKLEITMPFGEALQQMPLYAKFLKDMLTRKNRYIHSDTIVMEGNCSTVIQRILPWKHSDPGSVTIPCSIGEVAVGKALIDLGANINLMPLSMCWRLGEMEIMPTWMTLQLADRSVTRPYGVIEDMLVRVKHLILPTDFVVMEIEEDADIPVILGRPFMYTTSCVVDMGKKKLEMSLENQQISFDMFHEEKDFPDQNVCLKVNVMDAKRLEKKVLEVGTLVDPG; from the exons ATGTCAAACCATAAGAGCACAGAGTCCGCCATAAAGAATCTGGAAGTCCAAGTGGGACAGTTGGCAAAACAGTTGGCGGATCGTCCGTCTAGTAGCTTTGGAGCTAATATTGAGAAGAATCCAAAGGAGGAATGTAAAGCTGTCATGACTAGAAGCAGATTGGTGACCATGAATGAGAGTGAGAATGGAATTGGTGTAGAGAAACAACAACTGGTGTCTGACCCAGCACTTGACCCTATGGTAGAGTCTTTGAATGAATCTGAAGAAGAGTTGGAGGTAGAatatgagaagaagaaggagacaataATAAAA AAGCTAGAGATTACAATGCCCTTTGGAGAGGCTCTCCAACAAATGCCACTCTATGCTAAGTTTCTGAAAGACATGCTAACTAGGAAGAACAGGTATATCCACAGTGACACTATAGTTATGGAAGGAAATTGCAGCACTGTTATTCAACGTATCCTACCATGGAAGCATTCAGATCCAGGAAGTGTCACAATACCATGTTCTATTGGTGAGGTTGCAGTAGGCAAGGCTCTtattgatttgggagccaacATTAATTTGATGCCGCTCTCCATGTGCTGGAGACTTGGAGAGATGGAGATAATGCCTACTTGGATGACCTTACAGTTAGCTGATCGCTCCGTCACCAGACCctatggagtgattgaagacATGCTGGTTCGGGTCAAGCATCTCATCCTTCCTACTGATTTTGTTGTAATGGAGATTGAGGAAGATGCGGATATTCCTGTCATTTTGGGACGTCCATTTATGTACACTACAAGCTGTGTGGTGGACATGGGGAAGAAAAAGTTGGAAATGAGTCTTGAAAACCAACAAATCAGCTTTGATATGTTCCATGAAGAGAAAGATTTTCCGGACCAAAATGTTTGTTTAAAGGTGAATGTGATGGATGCGAAAAGATTGGAGAAGAAGGTTCTGGAGGTGGGAACCTTGGTTGATCCAGGATAA